From the genome of Naumannella halotolerans, one region includes:
- a CDS encoding ATPase, protein MFCGIDLGRSGCRLAVVDDRPLVVSSEGGASLIDAVDSEGAHSEVVTAALQAILTARDQLPAERRHPAGSLVCGVAGAGAEPELAAELATRLQAELPGTTVQVTSDLVITHAGALGGRSGSVANVGTGAEVIALSPGGELRQLGNWGPWLGDDGSGAWLGREALRRVLASREADYDLGPLVGAATERYGDLDRLHQTLATSGTPARSTAAFAGDVLRLAEDGEPGALEVTRSAADALASVLQRSGPGPYAITGGLSGHQVYLDEIAGALGQPVTNAEGTALDGALLLAGGTTTAPHLGLLIGAATRTPPESATS, encoded by the coding sequence GTGTTCTGCGGAATTGATCTTGGCAGGTCCGGATGCCGACTGGCCGTCGTCGATGACCGCCCGCTGGTCGTGAGCAGCGAAGGCGGCGCCTCGTTGATCGACGCGGTCGACTCCGAGGGTGCACACAGTGAAGTGGTGACCGCGGCACTGCAGGCAATCCTCACCGCCCGCGACCAGTTGCCCGCCGAACGGCGCCATCCGGCCGGATCGCTCGTCTGCGGTGTCGCGGGGGCCGGTGCCGAACCGGAGCTGGCGGCCGAACTCGCCACCCGCCTGCAGGCTGAGCTTCCCGGAACCACCGTCCAGGTGACGAGCGATCTGGTGATCACCCATGCCGGGGCACTGGGTGGCCGCAGCGGCAGCGTGGCCAATGTCGGCACCGGGGCCGAGGTGATCGCCCTGTCGCCCGGTGGTGAGCTGCGACAGCTCGGCAACTGGGGCCCCTGGCTCGGTGACGACGGTTCCGGCGCCTGGCTCGGCCGCGAAGCACTCCGCCGGGTGCTGGCGTCCCGGGAGGCCGACTACGACCTCGGGCCGCTGGTCGGCGCAGCCACCGAACGCTACGGAGACCTGGACCGCTTGCACCAGACCCTGGCCACCAGCGGTACGCCGGCACGCAGCACGGCGGCCTTCGCCGGTGATGTCCTGCGCCTGGCCGAGGACGGAGAACCCGGGGCCCTGGAGGTGACCCGGTCCGCCGCCGACGCCCTGGCCTCGGTCCTGCAACGGTCCGGTCCCGGACCGTATGCGATCACCGGCGGCCTGTCCGGCCATCAGGTCTATCTGGACGAGATCGCCGGGGCACTCGGCCAGCCGGTCACGAATGCCGAGGGTACGGCGCTGGACGGCGCCCTGCTGCTGGCCGGCGGGACCACCACCGCTCCACACCTGGGGCTGCTGATCGGCGCCGCGACCCGCACCCCGCCCGAGTCCGCGACTTCCTGA
- a CDS encoding GNAT family N-acetyltransferase, with amino-acid sequence MDTRADDDQQAEVPGRTGSAAIPPAGYAIAELDPTDRAGLAEVVALEAAGWFEVLGTDDLAVDLDVWASNLTPTPYRERTVLIARHLTTGRIDGYVMCSLRLREDTDLLDFELQVRSECRRRGIGRALLAAAQEFGARSGRTRAMTYCTQREAAPGDPEALIPATGSGRVPADSASTRFALATGHRLEQTERHSVLDLPVDIEGLWSTLGERTAGYRFRTWTRFTPEDLLEPLAALRSQMSVDVPTGELPREREIWDAERVRRADQRVADSGSVVLFTVAERIADGELAAYTVLEQLPSRPQVAHQGDTFVLASHRGHGLGLAVKLVNHQAAVAAFDRLQRVHTWNAEENRWMLEINQSLGYRPLAVESVWARQF; translated from the coding sequence ATGGACACCCGCGCAGACGACGACCAGCAGGCCGAGGTCCCCGGCCGAACCGGTTCCGCCGCGATCCCCCCGGCCGGTTACGCCATCGCCGAACTGGATCCGACCGACCGGGCGGGATTGGCGGAGGTGGTCGCCCTGGAGGCTGCGGGGTGGTTCGAGGTGCTGGGCACCGACGACCTGGCCGTCGACCTCGACGTCTGGGCCTCCAACCTGACACCGACCCCCTATCGCGAACGAACCGTGCTGATCGCCCGCCACCTCACGACCGGCCGGATCGACGGGTACGTCATGTGCTCCCTGCGTCTGCGTGAGGACACCGACCTGCTCGACTTCGAACTGCAGGTCCGCAGTGAATGCCGTCGACGCGGCATCGGCCGGGCCTTGTTGGCTGCGGCGCAGGAGTTCGGCGCGCGCTCCGGACGTACCCGGGCGATGACCTACTGCACCCAGCGGGAGGCCGCGCCGGGCGATCCCGAGGCACTGATCCCGGCCACCGGTTCCGGCCGGGTGCCGGCCGACAGCGCAAGCACCCGGTTCGCCCTCGCAACCGGTCATCGGCTGGAGCAGACCGAACGGCACTCGGTGCTGGACCTGCCGGTGGACATCGAGGGTCTGTGGTCCACGCTCGGGGAGCGCACCGCCGGTTACCGGTTCCGGACCTGGACCCGGTTCACCCCCGAGGACCTGCTCGAGCCGCTGGCAGCGCTGCGCAGTCAGATGAGTGTCGACGTACCGACCGGTGAGTTGCCGAGGGAACGGGAGATCTGGGACGCCGAACGGGTACGCCGCGCCGACCAGCGGGTGGCCGACTCCGGCTCGGTGGTGCTGTTCACCGTCGCCGAGCGGATCGCCGACGGCGAGCTGGCCGCCTACACCGTGCTCGAACAACTCCCGTCCCGTCCCCAGGTCGCCCACCAGGGCGACACCTTCGTGCTGGCCTCCCATCGCGGCCACGGGCTCGGCCTGGCGGTCAAACTGGTCAACCATCAGGCAGCGGTCGCCGCGTTCGACCGGCTGCAGCGGGTGCACACCTGGAATGCGGAGGAGAACCGGTGGATGCTGGAGATCAACCAGTCACTGGGCTACCGCCCGCTCGCCGTGGAAAGCGTCTGGGCCAGGCAGTTCTGA
- a CDS encoding isochorismate synthase, with protein sequence MSPPFAQLLHWQRGGEPITGSGGWRFAFTGTDRLRRMDRVWQALLSALPYSPTAFVSAAFDDTSALPSVLRLPALLRRDQVELEQSVPSELAAQLLAADPQLRLGEQPSMTAPGSTPTRAQHRLLVERALAAIERDRVRKVVVGRDEFVPADPEVCGRALEALAAAYPDVWTFAVDGLLGATPELLLARTGERFRTRVLAGTAREPGVLVSDERRVSEHRLAADPVLTSLGEVAVLDEVHPEPHLLELPNLWHLATDIAGRVLDPAVSPLALVDRLHPTPAVAGVPQQPAVALIEELEFRDRGRYAGPVGWLDGEGNAEICLALRCGQLEPGGVRLYAAGGIVAGADPEWEYTETEAKLEPMLDALRPGRSDS encoded by the coding sequence GTGAGTCCTCCGTTCGCCCAGTTGCTGCACTGGCAGCGCGGGGGTGAACCGATCACCGGGTCCGGTGGCTGGCGTTTCGCGTTCACCGGGACGGACCGGCTGCGGCGGATGGATCGCGTCTGGCAGGCGCTGTTGTCCGCGCTGCCGTACTCACCCACGGCCTTCGTCAGTGCGGCCTTCGACGACACTTCGGCCTTGCCGAGTGTGCTGCGGCTCCCGGCTCTTCTGCGGCGTGACCAGGTCGAACTCGAACAGTCCGTCCCCTCGGAGCTTGCGGCGCAGCTGCTGGCTGCGGATCCGCAACTGCGGTTGGGGGAGCAGCCGTCGATGACGGCTCCGGGCTCCACTCCCACCAGGGCGCAGCATCGCCTGCTGGTCGAGCGGGCGCTGGCCGCGATCGAACGTGACCGGGTACGCAAGGTGGTGGTGGGTCGAGACGAGTTCGTCCCCGCCGACCCCGAGGTCTGTGGTCGGGCGCTGGAGGCGCTGGCCGCGGCCTATCCCGATGTCTGGACCTTCGCTGTCGACGGCCTGCTCGGGGCCACCCCTGAACTGCTGCTGGCTCGCACCGGGGAGCGGTTCCGGACCCGGGTGCTGGCCGGTACCGCCCGGGAGCCGGGGGTGCTGGTCAGCGACGAGCGTCGGGTGAGCGAACACCGGCTGGCGGCCGATCCGGTGTTGACCTCCCTCGGTGAGGTGGCGGTCCTGGACGAAGTGCATCCCGAACCGCACCTGTTGGAACTGCCGAACCTGTGGCATCTGGCCACCGACATCGCCGGACGGGTCCTCGACCCGGCCGTCAGTCCGCTGGCGCTGGTCGACCGTTTGCACCCGACACCAGCGGTGGCCGGCGTGCCGCAGCAACCCGCGGTGGCCTTGATCGAGGAACTGGAGTTCCGCGATCGCGGCCGCTACGCCGGGCCGGTCGGCTGGTTGGACGGTGAGGGCAATGCCGAGATCTGCCTGGCCCTGCGCTGCGGACAGCTCGAACCCGGTGGGGTGCGCCTGTATGCGGCAGGCGGGATCGTCGCCGGCGCCGATCCGGAGTGGGAGTACACCGAGACCGAGGCGAAGCTGGAGCCGATGCTGGACGCGCTGCGCCCCGGACGATCCGATTCCTGA
- a CDS encoding ABC transporter substrate-binding protein, protein MKKVFPVLLAGAVLTTSGCAGFGRLGEQAGVTTITVATVNNSQMQDMSELIDDFEAAHPDIRVNMLFMEENDLRAAITKDVATGGGQYDVMTVGSYEVPIWGQNGWLRDLTDDLGSDPDYDLDDLIGPIREAASYEDRLYAAPFYGESSFLMYRKDIFEELGLQIPDNPTWDEVAQLAEQANAPEEGRAGICMRGKPGWGETGAVLGSMVNTFGGQWYDMEWNATVNTGGFAEATNFYVDLVRNAGEADPVSYGFTECLNLFGQGGAAMWYDATSAAGQLESDDSPVQGEVGYVPAPVVETEQAGWLWSWNLGVNAASTKQEAATEFVKWATSPEYLQLVGEEQGWSNLPPGTRESTYELPEYQEVSSAYGPLTEQVISEVDPAHPGVLPQPWVGVQYVSIPEFQDVGNQATQAFADAFAGRKTTAEALDEAQRIAERGAAQQRQETGQ, encoded by the coding sequence ATGAAGAAGGTTTTCCCGGTTCTTCTGGCCGGGGCCGTGCTCACCACCTCCGGATGTGCCGGTTTCGGCCGTCTGGGGGAGCAGGCCGGTGTCACGACGATCACCGTCGCCACGGTGAACAACTCCCAAATGCAGGACATGTCGGAGCTGATCGATGATTTCGAGGCTGCGCACCCCGACATCCGCGTGAACATGTTGTTCATGGAGGAGAACGATCTCCGGGCGGCGATCACCAAGGATGTCGCGACCGGTGGCGGGCAGTACGACGTGATGACCGTCGGCTCCTACGAGGTGCCGATCTGGGGGCAGAACGGCTGGCTTCGCGACCTCACCGATGATCTTGGAAGTGACCCCGATTACGACCTGGATGATCTGATCGGTCCGATCCGGGAGGCGGCGAGCTACGAGGACCGCCTCTACGCTGCACCGTTCTACGGCGAGTCGTCGTTCCTGATGTACCGCAAGGACATCTTCGAAGAGCTCGGACTGCAGATCCCGGACAACCCGACCTGGGACGAGGTCGCCCAGTTGGCCGAACAGGCGAACGCACCCGAGGAGGGCCGGGCGGGCATCTGCATGCGTGGCAAGCCCGGCTGGGGTGAGACCGGCGCCGTGCTCGGCTCCATGGTCAACACCTTCGGTGGGCAGTGGTACGACATGGAGTGGAATGCCACGGTGAACACCGGCGGTTTCGCCGAGGCCACCAATTTCTACGTCGATCTGGTCCGCAACGCCGGTGAGGCCGATCCGGTCTCCTACGGATTCACCGAGTGCCTGAACCTCTTCGGTCAGGGTGGGGCAGCCATGTGGTACGACGCCACCTCGGCCGCCGGGCAGTTGGAGTCCGACGATTCCCCGGTCCAGGGTGAGGTCGGATACGTACCGGCGCCGGTGGTCGAGACCGAGCAGGCCGGATGGCTGTGGTCGTGGAACCTCGGCGTGAACGCCGCCTCGACCAAGCAGGAGGCCGCAACCGAGTTCGTGAAGTGGGCGACCAGCCCCGAGTACCTGCAACTGGTCGGCGAGGAACAGGGATGGTCCAACCTGCCCCCGGGTACGCGTGAATCCACCTACGAGCTGCCGGAGTACCAGGAGGTGAGTTCGGCCTACGGTCCGCTGACCGAACAGGTGATCTCGGAGGTCGATCCGGCCCATCCGGGTGTGTTGCCGCAGCCGTGGGTCGGTGTGCAGTACGTGAGCATCCCCGAGTTCCAGGATGTCGGCAACCAGGCGACGCAGGCCTTCGCCGATGCATTCGCCGGGCGGAAGACCACCGCTGAGGCACTCGATGAGGCACAACGGATCGCCGAGCGTGGTGCCGCCCAGCAGCGACAGGAGACCGGACAGTGA
- a CDS encoding DUF1707 SHOCT-like domain-containing protein, with protein MSADLPISSKYRSTPAKPVDTEERERLGRQLNDAFTRGELDADDYQHRLDTLYGASTLGELVPVVSGLAPLATFEEPEIVKQTGRPGEVGQPTDGRRFGLVLFAVLAAAVVLLVILGVIFLAVL; from the coding sequence ATGAGCGCAGACCTGCCGATCTCGAGCAAGTACCGGAGCACACCGGCCAAACCGGTGGACACCGAGGAGCGCGAGCGGCTCGGTCGGCAGCTGAACGACGCCTTCACCCGGGGCGAACTCGACGCCGACGACTACCAGCACCGGCTGGACACACTCTACGGCGCCTCCACCTTGGGTGAACTGGTCCCGGTGGTCAGCGGCCTGGCGCCACTGGCCACCTTCGAGGAGCCGGAGATCGTCAAACAGACCGGCCGGCCCGGCGAGGTGGGTCAACCCACCGACGGGCGCCGTTTCGGGCTGGTCCTCTTCGCCGTGCTGGCCGCGGCCGTGGTCCTGTTGGTGATCCTCGGGGTGATCTTCCTCGCCGTACTCTGA
- a CDS encoding 1-phosphofructokinase family hexose kinase, giving the protein MNRTHAPAGRDQFGGILTVTPNPALDITYQVRLVPGEVHRVEPPRRRAGGKGFNVARVVAANQHRAVAVAPVGQAQIAAFAEELRKAGVGAELVAVAADTRNSIALVDADADQVTVLNEPGSAPTTAEAEELDLRVRDCIARYAPAVVVIAGSLPPGTDSSLFAQFTRYAHDAGAPCIIDTSGSALLDAVRAGADLIKPNAEEAMQATDATDHLTAATALLQLSPNPRARALISRGPDGISLFTKGSEVVTTARPGERLSGNPTGAGDAAVAAAAVGLADGLDDHALVRLAVQWSSAAVLAPLAGDLGPLAEPESITVSTETLPHKII; this is encoded by the coding sequence ATGAACCGTACCCATGCACCGGCCGGCCGCGACCAGTTCGGCGGCATCCTCACCGTGACGCCGAATCCGGCCCTCGACATCACCTATCAGGTACGCCTGGTTCCCGGTGAGGTGCACCGGGTCGAGCCACCGCGACGGCGTGCCGGCGGCAAGGGGTTCAACGTGGCCCGGGTGGTGGCGGCGAACCAGCACCGGGCGGTGGCCGTGGCCCCGGTCGGGCAGGCACAGATCGCGGCCTTCGCCGAGGAACTGCGCAAGGCCGGAGTGGGAGCCGAACTGGTCGCGGTGGCCGCCGACACCCGCAACTCGATCGCCCTGGTCGATGCCGACGCCGATCAGGTCACGGTGCTGAACGAACCGGGGAGCGCGCCGACGACGGCCGAGGCCGAGGAACTCGACCTGCGGGTACGCGACTGCATCGCCCGGTACGCACCGGCCGTGGTGGTCATCGCCGGCAGCCTTCCGCCGGGCACCGATTCGTCATTGTTCGCCCAGTTCACCCGCTACGCCCACGATGCCGGTGCGCCGTGCATCATCGACACCTCCGGCAGCGCCCTGCTCGACGCGGTACGCGCGGGCGCGGACCTGATCAAGCCGAACGCCGAGGAAGCGATGCAGGCGACCGATGCCACCGATCACCTGACGGCCGCCACCGCACTGCTGCAGCTGTCCCCCAATCCCCGGGCCCGGGCGCTGATCTCCCGCGGCCCGGACGGGATCTCCTTGTTCACCAAGGGATCCGAGGTCGTCACCACCGCCCGCCCCGGGGAACGACTGAGCGGCAATCCCACCGGTGCCGGGGATGCCGCCGTGGCCGCGGCCGCGGTCGGTCTGGCCGACGGCCTCGATGATCATGCCCTGGTCCGGCTCGCCGTGCAGTGGTCGTCGGCGGCGGTGCTCGCCCCGCTCGCCGGAGACCTCGGCCCACTCGCCGAACCGGAATCGATCACCGTCAGCACCGAAACCCTTCCGCACAAGATCATCTGA
- a CDS encoding VOC family protein: MPHSSTQQSAADEHGPLPRGINHIGLTVPDLDLATRFLAEAFGAKVAYDGLTLDDEARSGAETERQLGLPQGARIIRQRMIQIGVGPSLEVFEIEVDDRHPAARLSDLGWNHISLLVDDIEGVLARAVAAGGQALSEVHDNSRHEDTPGNGSVYVRPPWGGLIELQTLPNGHWYGPDSESEVWSPPQR, from the coding sequence ATGCCCCACAGCAGTACCCAGCAGTCCGCCGCCGACGAGCACGGACCGCTGCCCCGCGGCATCAACCACATCGGACTGACCGTTCCCGATCTGGACCTCGCCACCCGTTTCCTTGCCGAGGCCTTCGGCGCCAAGGTCGCCTATGACGGTCTCACCCTGGACGATGAGGCACGCAGCGGGGCCGAGACCGAACGGCAGCTGGGTCTGCCGCAGGGCGCCCGGATCATCCGCCAGAGGATGATCCAGATCGGGGTCGGACCGAGCCTGGAGGTGTTCGAGATCGAGGTCGACGACCGCCATCCCGCCGCCCGGCTCTCCGACCTCGGCTGGAACCACATCTCGCTGCTGGTCGACGACATCGAAGGGGTGCTCGCACGCGCCGTCGCCGCCGGCGGGCAGGCCCTGTCCGAGGTCCACGACAACTCCCGGCATGAGGACACTCCGGGCAATGGCAGTGTCTACGTCCGGCCGCCGTGGGGCGGGCTGATCGAATTGCAGACCCTGCCGAACGGCCACTGGTACGGACCCGACTCCGAGTCCGAGGTCTGGTCACCGCCGCAGCGCTGA
- a CDS encoding class II fructose-bisphosphate aldolase → MPIRPTLELIDAAARQNVGIGAFNVIHLESAEALVAGAEDAGLPVILQISENCVKYHGGQLTPILAATSEIARQAAVDVALHLDHAEDESLAIAGIEGGFGSVMYDGSRLPHEANLATTQRVVALAHERGVSVEAELGEVAGKDLPGRSAHEPGVLTDPEQARVFVAETGVDALAVAVGSRHAMTERNAVLDLELITRLRDAAGVPLVLHGSSGVDDATLVAAIAAGMTKINVSTHLNQVFTSSIRRSLSEDPGLVDSRKYLGPARIAMAAETARLLRLFRGA, encoded by the coding sequence ATGCCCATTCGTCCCACACTGGAACTGATCGATGCCGCAGCCCGGCAGAACGTGGGCATCGGCGCCTTCAACGTGATCCACCTCGAGTCGGCCGAGGCATTGGTCGCGGGGGCCGAGGATGCCGGGCTGCCGGTGATCCTGCAGATCTCGGAGAACTGCGTGAAGTACCATGGCGGACAGTTGACCCCGATCCTCGCCGCCACCTCCGAGATCGCCCGGCAGGCCGCTGTCGACGTGGCACTCCATCTTGATCATGCCGAGGACGAGTCCTTGGCAATCGCCGGGATCGAGGGCGGTTTCGGTTCGGTGATGTACGACGGTTCCCGACTCCCCCATGAGGCCAACCTGGCGACCACCCAGCGGGTGGTGGCCCTGGCCCATGAGCGCGGGGTGAGCGTGGAGGCCGAACTCGGTGAGGTCGCGGGCAAGGACCTGCCGGGACGCAGCGCCCATGAGCCGGGGGTGCTCACCGACCCCGAACAGGCCCGCGTATTCGTCGCCGAGACCGGGGTCGACGCCCTGGCGGTGGCTGTCGGGTCGCGCCACGCGATGACCGAACGCAATGCGGTACTGGACCTGGAGCTGATCACCCGCCTACGCGATGCGGCCGGCGTACCGCTGGTGCTGCACGGCTCCTCCGGCGTGGACGACGCGACCCTGGTCGCGGCGATCGCAGCCGGGATGACCAAGATCAATGTCTCCACCCACCTGAACCAGGTCTTCACCTCCTCGATCCGCCGGAGCCTGAGCGAGGATCCGGGCCTGGTCGACTCCCGCAAATACCTGGGTCCGGCACGTATCGCCATGGCTGCCGAGACCGCCCGGTTGCTCCGGTTGTTCCGCGGGGCCTGA
- a CDS encoding GTP-binding protein LepA, producing MARRRITDTILMDHVSKLGDEHPPILLETVDRTVKRPELVARDYGHILDYLARVELEVDRNVLELLVLLPEVSEVDRYFYADVWQPQEIQHGLILDRLQTDLGLQPSEPMLEVQMSMKMLGALAHIEPIQEVARMMYYLTGAATERQAVLAYNAMTKGMQHLGEEAIADTIIGQIKRQEPGHFAFYKMSAELMVQDEVLKPWQLWLIRQLRRYSYGVVGTNQKKQYAADAGGLMVGLGFADDMEAYAREISRVEKAALFANVKGLDFPSYVLKALRESVEMYRERGGLGERVVP from the coding sequence ATGGCACGCCGCCGGATCACCGACACGATTTTGATGGACCACGTGAGCAAGTTGGGCGATGAGCATCCGCCGATCCTGTTGGAGACCGTGGATCGGACGGTGAAGCGACCGGAACTGGTCGCCCGGGACTACGGGCACATCTTGGACTACCTCGCCCGGGTCGAGCTCGAGGTCGACCGCAATGTGTTGGAACTGCTGGTGCTGCTGCCCGAGGTCAGCGAGGTCGACCGCTACTTCTACGCCGACGTCTGGCAGCCCCAGGAGATTCAGCACGGGCTGATCCTGGACCGGCTGCAGACCGATCTCGGTCTGCAGCCGTCGGAGCCGATGTTGGAGGTGCAGATGAGCATGAAGATGCTCGGCGCACTGGCCCACATCGAGCCGATCCAGGAGGTGGCCCGGATGATGTACTACCTGACCGGAGCGGCCACCGAGCGGCAGGCGGTGCTGGCCTACAACGCCATGACCAAGGGGATGCAGCACCTCGGTGAGGAGGCGATCGCCGACACGATCATCGGTCAGATCAAGCGCCAGGAGCCGGGCCACTTCGCCTTCTACAAGATGTCGGCGGAGCTGATGGTGCAGGACGAGGTGTTGAAGCCGTGGCAGTTGTGGCTGATCCGGCAGCTTCGTCGCTACTCCTACGGAGTCGTCGGGACCAACCAGAAGAAGCAGTACGCCGCCGATGCCGGCGGTCTGATGGTCGGGTTGGGCTTCGCCGATGACATGGAGGCCTATGCCCGGGAGATCTCCCGGGTGGAGAAGGCGGCGTTGTTCGCCAATGTGAAGGGCCTGGACTTCCCCTCCTATGTGCTGAAGGCGCTGCGCGAATCGGTGGAGATGTACCGGGAGCGTGGCGGTCTGGGTGAACGGGTCGTTCCCTGA